The Saccopteryx leptura isolate mSacLep1 chromosome 2, mSacLep1_pri_phased_curated, whole genome shotgun sequence genome has a window encoding:
- the LOC136393366 gene encoding 2'-5'-oligoadenylate synthase 1-like has protein sequence MEQLQRISAKELDKFIEVHLLPDSPFREQVKSAIDTICSFLKERCFQGHSHPVRVSKVVKGGSSGKGTTLRGRSDADIVVFLSPLTGFREQFERRAEFIKEIRRQLEACQREKGFAVQFEIPKHDWSNPRVLSFKLLSHKFQKWVEFDVLPAYDVLGQVTGNYRPDPKIYVSLLQECQRLGTAGEFSSCFTELQRAFLKQRPAKLKSLIRLVKHWYQMCERKLKQKGSLPPKYALELLTIYAWEQGSGALNFDTAKGFRTVLELATRHQQLCIFWTVNYNFENEIVRNFLLTQIQRPRPVILDPADPTGDVGGGNRWCWYLLAEEATEWLSTSLCFKDGAGYPIQSWEVPTVQTPGSCGADMYPVVNEMFSFRSRGFLC, from the exons ATGGAGCAGCTCCAAAGAATCTCGGCCAAAGAACTGGACAAGTTCATCGAAGTCCACCTCCTGCCAGACAGTCCATTCCGAGAGCAGGTCAAAAGTGCCATTGACACCATCTGCAGTTTCCTGAAGGAGAGGTGTTTCCAAGGTCATTCCCATCCTGTCCGTGTGTCGAAAGTTGTAAAG GGCGGCTCCTCAGGCAAAGGCACCACCCTCAGAGGCCGGTCTGATGCTGACATCGTCGTCTTCCTAAGTCCCCTCACTGGGTTTCGGGAGCAGTTTGAGCGCCGAGCGGAGTTCATCAAGGAAATCAGAAGACAGCTGGAAGCCTGTCAAAGAGAGAAGGGGTTTGCCGTGCAGTTTGAGATCCCGAAGCATGATTGGAGTAACCCCCGCGTACTGAGCTTCAAGCTCCTGTCCCACAAGTTCCAGAAGTGGGTGGAGTTTGATGTACTGCCCGCCTATGACGTCCTGG GGCAAGTGACGGGGAACTACAGACCTGACCCCAAGATCTACGTCTCTCTCCTCCAAGAGTGCCAACGGCTGGGCACAGCGGGTGAGTTCTCCTCCTGCTTCACCGAGCTGCAGCGAGCCTTCTTGAAGCAGCGTCCAGCCAAGCTCAAGAGCCTCATCCGCCTAGTCAAGCACTGGTACCAAATG TGTGAAAGGAAACTGAAGCAAAAGGGGTCTCTGCCCCCCAAGTATGCCTTGGAGCTGCTCACCATCTatgcctgggagcagggcagtggAGCGTTGAATTTTGATACCGCCAAAGGTTTCCGGACGGTCCTGGAGTTGGCCACACGACATCAGCAGCTCTGCATCTTCTGGACAGTCAATTACAACTTTGAGAATGAGATTGTGAGGAACTTCCTGCTGACTCAGATCCAGAGACCCAG ACCTGTGATCTTGGACCCGGCCGATCCTACTGGCGACGTGGGTGGAGGGAACCGTTGGTGCTGGTATCTTCTAGCAGAAGAAGCTACTGAATGGCTGTCCACCTCTCTCTGCTTCAAGGATGGAGCTGGGTATCCCATACAGTCGTGGGAAGTGCCA ACAGTGCAGACACCAGGAAGTTGTGGGGCGGACATGTATCCTGTtgtcaatgagatgttctcattcAGAAGTCGTGGATTCCTATGTTGA